In Deltaproteobacteria bacterium, the sequence GCCGGAGAGGGAAGCTGGTCGGGGCGACTGGATTCGAACCAGCGACCTCTTCGTCCCGAACGAAGCGCGCTACCAAGCTGCGCCACGCCCCGAAGGCGGCGGAATATGCCAGAGATCGCTCTCGCGTAAAGCGAGGGCACGATCGGCCGCAGCGGGGTGAGCTTTGCCTGCGGGGCGAGCGGCGCTCGCGCGGGCTTCTCGCCGGACGCCCTCGCGCAACTCCGCATCAAGGTGAGCGCTCGGTAAGACGAACCCCGCTGTACGTCTGGGGGGCGTGCGCTTGCTTCGATTCGTCCGTTCGTGGCTCGTACTCGGTTCGGTCGCTCTGCTGCTTGGGCTACCGCAGCCCGCCCGAGCGCTGAGCGGGCGGGCAGACTGCGCCGAAGCCGGCTTCGGCCTCGCGCACCACCGGCCCGGGACGAAGGGCGCGCACGAGCACGGCGAGACGCAGGCGTTGTTGGGGACAGGAAAGTGGGGCCCGCTCTCCGAGAACCGGCACCTCTACGTGCTCGAGGCGAGCGACGAGCGCGACGGCGTGCGGCTCGGCGTCTACCGATCGGCTCGTACTAATCGAGGTAGAACCGCATGAAGAAGCTGCTTTGGCTCGCGATTTTCATCGCCGCCGCGTACTCGGTGAACGAGGTGCGCGTGAAGGGCATCGACGGCGCCTTCGGCGGCGCGTTCGCGGGCGCGGGTGATCCGATCGACAGCGGCGCCGCGCCGATGAGCATCGACGCCGACACCGTGCAGGAGTGAGCGTCGCCGACTAGCTCTGCGCATCCTCCGCGAGCTTGCGCAGCTCGCGGATCGCGACGCCGAAGTCGGGCTCGCGGAACACCGCGTTGCCCGCGACGAACACGTTCACGCCCGCCTTCGCGGCCGCGGCGATCGTCTCGCGGTTCACGCCGCCGTCGATCTCGATCTCGACGTCGAGCCCGCGCTCGTCGATCCATGCGCGCAGCTGGCGCACCTTCGCCAGCACGCCCGGGATGAACTTTTGCCCGCCGAAGCCGGGGTTCACGCTCATCACCAGCACCTGGTCGACGTCCCCGAGCACGGGCTCGACCGCAACCGCGGGCGTCGACGGGTTCAGCACCACGCACGCCTTCGCGCCCGCCCCGCGAATCATCTGCAGCGTGCGGTGCAGGTGCGGGCACGTCTCGACGTGCACGCCCACGCGGTTCGCGCCGGCGGCGATGTAGTCCGGGATCGAGAGCTCGGGGCGCTCGATCATCAGGTGCACGTCGAAGGGCAGGGCCGTGGTCTTGCGGATCGCCTTGATCACTTCGGGCCCGATCGTGAGGTTCGGCACGAAGTGGCCGTCCATCACGTCGACGTGAATCCAGTCGGCGCCGGCGCGATCGACTTTCTGGATGTCGGCGCCGAGCGTCGCGAAGTCGGCGCTCAGGATCGAAGGCGCGATGCGAATGGGCTTCTTCGCCATCACGCGACCCGCGCGAGGCGCGCTGCGAAGAATCCGTCGGTGCCGTGCCGGTGCGGCCAGGTGCGCATGAAGCCGTCTGCCTCCACGAAAGGGCGCACCGCTACGGGAAGCTCGGCGCGCGTCGCGATTCGGAACTCGGGATGCTGCGCGAGGAACGCGGCGACGAGCGCCTCGTTCTCCTCGGAGAGCAGCGTGCACGTACTGTAAACGAGCACTCCACCGGGCAGCAGCGTCGCCGCCGCGTTTTCCAGCAGCGCACGCTGCGTCTCGGCGAGCGTGCGCACGTCCTCCTCGCGCACGCGCCAGCGCGCGTCGGCATTGCGCCGCAGCGTGCCGAGGCCGGAGCACGGCGCGTCGACGAGTGCGCGTGCGAACGGCGCGCCGGGCAGCTGCGCGAGCGGCTGGGTCCCGTCGGCGTGAACGAGCTCGATGTTCGTGAGCCCGAGCCGCCGCGCGGCGCGTCCGACGAGGTCGAGGCGCCGCTGATTGCGATCGCACGCGACGACGCGCCCGCGCTCGGAGGTGCGCTCCGCGATCGCCGTCGTCTTCGAGCCCGGCGCGGCGCAGAGATCGAGCACGCGCTCGCCCGGCTGAGGCTCGAGCAGCTCGACCACGAGCTGCGATGCCTCGTCTTGCACGGTGAAGCGGCCCT encodes:
- a CDS encoding ribulose-phosphate 3-epimerase, whose product is MAKKPIRIAPSILSADFATLGADIQKVDRAGADWIHVDVMDGHFVPNLTIGPEVIKAIRKTTALPFDVHLMIERPELSIPDYIAAGANRVGVHVETCPHLHRTLQMIRGAGAKACVVLNPSTPAVAVEPVLGDVDQVLVMSVNPGFGGQKFIPGVLAKVRQLRAWIDERGLDVEIEIDGGVNRETIAAAAKAGVNVFVAGNAVFREPDFGVAIRELRKLAEDAQS